The Triticum aestivum cultivar Chinese Spring chromosome 3A, IWGSC CS RefSeq v2.1, whole genome shotgun sequence genome includes a region encoding these proteins:
- the LOC123063652 gene encoding uncharacterized protein: protein MGTQVGNEVLEDIVHQLRQKACIHGCSLFPHGRAADSPPVRFRRTDWRSTGAVELTSPDGKSVVFPVESQDSMSAPALELDKDEEAAMVGDGKRYEVCSQATSGWTRRVRLGKAPGERDMNPDRKTTVELSVHAYAEKCEGHVINPTTGTEFDLLDEAYEFYNLYSWETGFGIRLAKSRLNVQRTRCMQEIVCACAIRLCKKKHVSSWFFAWYVCVNSDQPLVSCNVLLFTKQKSWFFARAAESFFLVNCEMYQ from the exons ACAGAAAGCTTGCATCCACGGCTGCTCTCTTTTTCCACACGGGCGCGCTGCGGATTCCCCACCGGTGAGATTTCGACGGACGGACTGGAGGTCAACGG GAGCGGTGGAGCTAACATCACCGGATGGAAAAAGTGTTGTGTTCCCGGTGGAATCCCAAGATTCCATGAGTGCTCCAGCCCTAGAGCTCGACAAGGACGAAGAAGCAGCGATGGTTGGAGATGGGAAGAGATACGAGGTGTGCTCTCAAGCTACAAGCGGCTGGACGAGGAG GGTGAGGCTCGGGAAAGCACCTGGTGAGAGGGACATGAACCCCGACAGGAAAACAACGGTTGAGCTGTCTGTCCATGCTTATGCTGAAAAATGTGAAGGGCATGTCATCAATCCAACAACTGGCACGGAatttgacttgttggatgaggcaTATGAGTTCTATAACCTATATTCATGGGAAACTGGGTTTGGTATACGGCTGGCGAAGAGCAGGCTCAATGTGCAGAGAACAAGATGTATGCAAGAGATTGTGTGTGCATGCGCGATACGTCTGTGTAAAAAAAAGCATGTTTCTTCCTGGTTTTTTGCATGGTACGTCTGTGTAAATTCAGATCAACCGCTCGTGTCTTGCAATGTGTTGCTGTTTACCAAACAGAAATCTTGGTTTTTTGCACGAGCTGCTGAAAGTTTCTTCCTGGTAAATTGTGAAATGTATCAATAA